In Fusarium falciforme chromosome 9, complete sequence, the following are encoded in one genomic region:
- a CDS encoding PINc domain-containing protein encodes MGVAKKTRKFAQVKRVIGRRDDRLKENKAKAELVAAAKAKKTINGELIREAPQMPSNMFFQHNTALVPPYNVLVDTNFINHTVQRKLSLLDSMMDCLYAKCNPIITSCVMSELEGLGQKFRLALRVARDERWTRLECDHKGTYADDCLVDRVQKNRIYIVGTNDKALKQRLRKIPGVPIMSVARAKYVIERLPGAPDS; translated from the exons ATGGGTGTTGCGAAAAAGACTCGCAAGTTTGCGCAG GTGAAGCGAGTCATCGGTCGTCGCGATGACAGGTTAaaggagaacaaggccaaggccgaatTGGTCGCTGCtgcaaaggccaagaagaccatCAACGGCGAGCTCATCCGCGAGGCGCCCCAGATGCCCAGCAACATGTTCTTCCAGCACAACACGGCCCTCGTCCCGCCCTACAACGTCCTCGTCGACACAAACTTTATCAACCACACGGTCCAGCGCAAGCTCTCGCTGCTTGATTCTATGATGGACTGCCTCTACGCAAAGTGTAACCCCATCATCACCTCGTGCGTCATGAGCGAACTCGAGGGTCTTGGCCAGAAGTTCCGCCTGGCGCTGCGGGTTGCGAGGGACGAGCGGTGGACGAGGCTGGAGTGCGATCACAAGGGCACGTATGCCGATGACTGTCTGGTGGACCGAGTGCAGAAGAACAGGATATACATTGTGGGCACAAACGATAAGGCGCTGAAGCAGCGGCTAAGGAAGATTCCCGGCGTGCCCATCATGAGCGTTGCGCGGGCCAAGTACGTGATAGAGAGGCTGCCAGGCGCACCAGACTCATAG
- a CDS encoding Zn(2)-C6 fungal-type domain-containing protein, with product MELDSSPNDNDHSSTSEARQKRTRVLLSCAPCRASKLKCDREQPCSQCEKKGRAAQCAYAPRPEKKRPAKGMSARLKRLEGMVREMMDAEGGAGPKPAGEANGAPVAGPEVQGHVVRGEKATTYVGATHCMAMLEDIEDLKSYFDQPEDLEDDEILADEIDATEVILNTRAGPKNREELLSRLPERNVADRLITRYFASMSPSQHIVHRPTFTRAYAKFWQDPNQASLHWIAQLFMMLSLGVFFNNFMNSSEVEGDSPLPPLDRIRHYKACAGWALVWGKYTQPTPATLPAFLLYVESHFLFNRAAQMNCYVLSGVCIRLMLKMGLHRDPSKLANITPFEGEMRRRMWNMAIQVELLVSFHMGLPSLLQGIETDTTVPRNLQDDDFDEDTVELPLSRPPTDYTTMTYPIHKTKILRVFGQIARQAHALSPPSYAEVLKLDDLLQETWRNVPSFMMVRPLDECVGDPPMLLIHRFGLAALFNKCRCVLHRRYLAEAIPRREHDYSRRQCLEGAISLLEYQNTIREACKPGHVLSQNGWFVSSLAVHDFLLAAMVLYLVIKNDAYSEFGGEYDWMSQSKTTPTKEELLGMIKRSHFIWSEVAQDVTEVKKTADTLATMLAKLGAPVQGPASVPGPAPPTFSIGHESSSLGAPSVDPSTLGSIGDDAGLLSSLGLGSSTGSTSGQTPLSLGLTADAGAGMNFPGMGTEGLDFDPSWMETAANNMDWRYLDISLAHSHDAGRNEDTGQTWMERPPPLEQIDMMGPGSWMPDPSAGSG from the exons ATGGAGCTGGACTCTAGCCCTAACGACAATGATCACTCATCTACCTCGGAAGCCCGCCAGAAGCGCACTCGCGTCCTCCTTTCTTGCGCACCATGCCGCGCCTCCAAGCTCAAGTGCGACCGCGAACAGCCATGCAGCCAATGCGAAAAGAAGGGCCGTGCTGCTCAGTGTGCGTATGCGCCGCGGCCTGAGAAGAAGCGCCCCGCAAAGGGCATGTCGGCACGGTTGAAGCGCCTCGAGGGCATGGTCCGCGAGATGATGGACGCCGAGGGCGGCGCGGGGCCGAAACCTGCCGGGGAAGCCAACGGCGCTCCGGTGGCTGGGCCCGAGGTGCAGGGGCATGTCGTGAGAGGAGAGAAAGCAACGACGTATGTGGGAGCGACCCATTGTATGGCCATGTTGGAGGAT ATTGAAGATCTCAAGAGTTATTTTGATCAACCGGAAGATCTGGAGGACGATGAGATCTTGGCCGACGAGATTGACGCAACTGAGGTGATCCTGAATACGAGAGCTGGTCCGAAGAATCGTGAAGAACTGCTGAGTCGTCTTCCAGAACGAAATGTAGCAGACCGGCTCATCACGCGTTATTTCGCTTCGATGAGCCCTTCTCAAC ATATCGTTCATCGACCGACGTTTACGAGAGCT TACGCCAAATTTTGGCAAGACCCAAATCAGGCCTCACTGCACTGGATCGCCCAGCTCTTCATGATGCTCAGcctcggcgtcttcttcAACAACTTTATGAACTCGAGCGAGGTAGAAGGCGACTCTCCTCTTCCGCCTCTTGACAGGATCCGTCACTACAAGGCTTGTGCTGGATGGGCCTTGGTCTGGGGAAAATACACGCAGCCCACTCCGGCAACTCTGCCGGCCTTTCTCCTCTATGTCGAGTCGCACTTCCTGTTTAACCGGGCGGCTCAGATGAACTGCTACGTCCTCTCGGGTGTGTGCATTCGTCTTATGCTCAAGATGGGCCTCCATAGGGACCCGAGCAAGCTGGCTAATATCACCCCCTTCGAGGGTGAGATGCGCCGCCGCATGTGGAATATGGCTATCCAGGTCGAGCTTCTGGTCTCGTTTCACATGGGCCTTCCAAGTCTGTTGCAAGGCATCGAGACCGACACAACAGTACCTCGGAACCTGCAAGATGACGATTTTGACGAAGATACCGTCGAGTTACCCCTGAGTCGACCGCCCACCGACTACACCACAATGACCTACCCGATCCACAAGACAAAGATCCTCCGAGTCTTTGGCCAGATCGCCCGTCAAGCCCATGCCCTGTCGCCGCCAAGTTACGCCGAAGTCCTCAAGCTTGATGACTTGCTGCAGGAGACATGGCGTAACGTCCCATCGTTCATGATGGTACGCCCGCTCGACGAGTGTGTTGGTGATCCACCTATGCTTCTCATCCATAGGTTCGGTCTGGCTGCCCTGTTCAACAAGTGTCGTTGTGTCCTGCACCGACGATATCTTGCCGAGGCAATCCCTCGACGCGAGCATGACTACTCGCGCAGGCAATGTCTTGAGGGCGCAATATCACTGCTCGAGTATCAAAACACCATCCGAGAGGCTTGTAAGCCGGGCCACGTCCTCAGCCAGAATGGATGGTTCGTATCGTCCTTGGCGGTGCATGACTTTCTGTTGGCTGCCATGGTTCTGTACCTCGTTATCAAGAACGACGCTTACTCCGAGTTTGGTGGTGAATATGACTGGATGTCACAGTCAAAGACAACGCCCACTAAGGAGGAGCTCCTGGGTATGATTAAGCGGTCTCACTTTATTTGGTCAGAGGTCGCGCAAGACGTGACagaggtcaagaagacagCTGATACGCTGGCTACTATGCTGGCTAAACTTGGAGCCCCCGTCCAAGGCCCGGCAAGCGTTCCCGGCCCAGCGCCGCCAACCTTCAGTATCGGGCATGAATCATCCTCACTCGGCGCACCATCGGTGGACCCCAGCACTCTGGGGTCGATTGGGGATGATGCGGGTTTGCTCTCATCACTGGGGCTAG GCTCTTCAACAGGATCCACGTCGGGGCAAACACCGTTATCTCTTGGTCTGACGGCCGATGCGGGAGCTGGCATGAACTTCCCAGGCATGGGGACCGAGGGGCTCGACTTTGACCCCTCATGGATGGAGACGGCGGCCAATAACATGGACTGG CGTTATCTCGATATTTCACTTGCTCACAGCCATGATGCGGGGCGGAACGAGGACACTGGCCAGACGTGGATGGAACGGCCACCCCCTTTGGAGCAGATAGATATGATGGGACCAGGATCGTGGATGCCCGACCCTTCTGCTGGGAGCGGTTGA